The following are encoded in a window of Vigna unguiculata cultivar IT97K-499-35 chromosome 8, ASM411807v1, whole genome shotgun sequence genomic DNA:
- the LOC114195055 gene encoding uncharacterized protein LOC114195055, producing MSQVNSCCSCTCLGNGNRGLSSAGGGWKGLGVTPICRCGDVAVIRTARTTRNAGKKFWGCPNFKRGNQESVGCNYFKWSGEDDIDQRDGVILSQNREICSLEKSIKLYEKWVKCLIGVVGVVVVLNIILVSVLLKSP from the exons ATGTCACAAGTGAACTCTTGTTGTTCTTGCACGTGTTTGGGTAATGGAAATCGTGGTTTGTCCTCTGCTGGTGGTGGATGGAAAGGGTTGGGTGTAACTCCAATTTGTCGGTGTGGAGATGTTGCTGTGATTAGAACTGCTAGAACAACTAGGAATGCTGGGAAGAAATTTTGGGGATGCCCAAATTTCAAG AGAGGAAATCAAGAATCTGTTGGGTGTAATTATTTCAAGTGGAGTGGAGAAGATGATATTGACCAAAGAGATGGTGTTATCTTGAGCCAGAATAGGGAGATTTGTAGTTTAGAAAAGAGTATTAAGTTGTATGAGAAATGGGTGAAATGTTTAATAGGAgttgttggtgttgttgttgtcCTTAATATAATCTTAGTTTCAGTGCTGTTGAAAAGTCCCTAA